AGCCGCAGCACGTCTCGCTGCTTCATTGGATGCATGTATCTTGTTCCTCAAGATcctgtatgtataaatattgtatatcaATACTATTGAGCAAGACATGCCAAATGGTAATTGTTAAAAACAATgtttttcaaagaaaattgTAATCTATTAGTAGAcaagaatattctttttataaGATTGTGTAGAAAACAggacaaaaagaaagaaaacagaACTTCTATTGTTCAATAAATACAgttgaaaattgaatttattttccCACTATTTTCATATATGTCATAAGCAAATTTAAGGGTTTTGATTATGGTATGAGCTTTGATCAAAGAGCTATTTTTtagactaatatatatatttacatttgaGTTGCTTTGGTCTAATCTAAGTTAACTGACTTAAATGAAATAAGTGACCCAAGAAATTCTTCGAACTTTTTTATGTCATAAGCACATAGATCTGTTTCTAGTCAAACTTTTTTGGTTAATACGATAAAGTTGgaccaaagaaaacaaaaactatGATGGAAGAAACACATAATTGATGTTGATAAGAAAGTTGTTGTCTTTAATTGTTTTAGGTCCTTTTGCCTTCTTTTTGAtgggtttttttattaatgttatgaaaaatgatttttatatgGTAAATGTGACTTTCAAGTAAGTGtagataaatgaaaataatctcactattcaaaagaaaataatagataattgTCAAGAtgacataataatataaaatttctccAAGCCAATATATATACCCTGAAGAAGGAAACCAGCCACTTAGGCCAACAATAGCTTTCAAATTGATTGGATATGGAGACCCATTTCCAAATCTTCCATGTGAATAGCAACTTGCTGAATAGAGAGCAGTTGCTGCCCCCATGTTAAACCCTCCAATTCCAAGTTTAACTATCAAAAACCCGAGATGACAAAGTTAAGAAGCAACAATATTAATATGACATGGTGTGAaatgactaaaaaaataaaagaatcaaAACTCGCCATCAGCTGGTTCTGCTGACAATAGGTTTGCAATGTGTGCTGCTGAGCCATCCAAACCTTCGAGGTCATCTGGGTCGTCGAATTCACTTACATCAAACCCTGGTAAAGCCGAAGGATCAGTTAAAGATGAATGAATCAATCTTCTATCCATTGtaacaaaaattatacaaattatgaaataaagttTAATTAGATGACATAAACAGGGAATCAGGCTTAAGATCATACATGCATTGCATGGGAACCCGCAAAACATAGCCACGGGACGTGTAGGGGCAGTTGGACATATCCACTTAATCTGTTTCCCAAAatgatattgaaaaaaaaatcattacacACTAAAAAACTAGCAATATGAATTTATAAGGTTAAATAGATTCTTACATTTGGAAGAGGAAGAGTTTCCAACATTTGGGAACAGCTGCAAGAAGATTCATGGGGAAATAAATATTGCTATTTGAGATTATAAACTATTCACATGGAATGTTTGAAAATGTAGAATTAGATGCATTATTAGGAATACTTAATTTATCTGTTTTTCTTAtgttcatttaatttttaaatttaaaaactaaatctcattttttaaaacaacaaaacattaTTCATGACATTAACCTTCACAAGTCAAGAATCGGAACAAAGATAACAAGTTTCAAAAGTACATTGGTGTTGACATTCATACAATGATGGTCTATTTACGACTCCTCTAACGCGGACCAGACTTGCGTGCATATGACCGTGTCTTTCTTACTCGAGCCCAAGAAGAAAAGTAGAAAAGAAGATGAATAGATCCTTAGTATTCTCCTAGAGAAGAAATTGACAATAACAAGTTTCATAGTCATGATAAGTGACGATAATATGGAAGTGAATGAAACGGATATCCTCCGAACCACTAGGATCAACATTAAGTTAGGAGGATGACGACGATTTTGAAGACACGGAGAAATATGAGAAAGAAACTCGAAAAGAAAGTGAAATCTCAACATGATAgggaagtatatatataaacttcACATTGATATTGTTTGTTTGATTAGTTATTTGGATTtagttacaaattttattttcttggtttaatatttatttattttgttttttacctTGGTTAGTACATtcaataattaacaatttattttttatttaaatagactTTGAAAGCCTTgctaacttttaaaatataataatcctaacttattttatactatatattttaaaggcctgtaaatattataaaaaacaacttattttcataaaaaaatgatagagaTGTTATAGCTTATACTAAACCATTGCAAAACAACAATATAATGAGTACTCCTAATGTAATTTAAGATATGATTATAATACTGTTAATgcctaattataatattattcactAGTAGCAACCTTTTCCTTATTAGATTAGTTCCCTTATTTACTTTCCAAGAAGATTCATATATTAAACACTCCATGATactatattttgtatatatacagctaatacttttttctttatttttggattaattttgtattttataaatggttcttttatatatatatatatataaataatttttttttaaaatttatcctCTAAATGAACAAGAAGCTGGCACCACAAAGACACACATTTAACCTAAAACGTTCTTACAAtgttaactaaaaaattaataataaagagaaaaGTACAAATATTTCACACTATTGTGATAGTAGAACATGTACTAACAATGCATGCATGCATAAAAGCCCAGACTCTAGTTCCAACATGTGCTCCAATTTTctcatgaaataaaaaatgaagagcGATAAGGGGaggagagaagaaagaaaaaaaattgttaagggaggagagaagaaaaaaaaatgttatttgttcgGCAAATCAGATTGCGGCTGTCACGTCACTTCATCTCCCAAATTTCATTCCCAATCCTTtctcataaatttttttaacaataatattataaaaaaaaataaaaaatgaaccCAGTTTTCAAAATGACCACACCTACATCTAATATCGCACtagcattattaatttttcaaaattaaaataaactatccaaataaaataattgacgGACTAACCTTGAGCCAGTATCACCAATGCCATGTAACCAAACAATTGTAGCTTGGTGCTTAGCCTTTGGCTTCACTACATAAGTCCTCCCGAATTCTAGAGTCCTCTTAGCTACTCGACTACCTGAGACGATAAAAACATTTCAAGACAATCTATGACCgacaaaaaaacataaacaaccAGTGATTGTGCAATGATCGACTCATCAACGAAAACATTGGtcaaatattacaaattatataaactttttaactTGACAAAAATTCATGTTTGAAAGACACAAAGATAATTTAGCATATAAAAAGATAATGATAACAAACCAGAACCAGTTGAAGAATTCGAATAACTCATCCTTTGAAAGCTAAGTATGATGTCCTATATGTGAGCTATAGGAACACCTAAGAAATGAGTTGTTATTGCAATGAAAAAACACAATTGGGGGGCTCTATTTATAACCAATCAGGTTCAACTGGAAATAGAATAAAGTGTAGACAAATTTGCCACACACTTTGTTTTATGTAACCCAGCTGCATTGTCCTAATTGTGCTTGTCTAGTCTATAGCTATAGCTAAGACCTCTCTAGGAccatagagagagagaaagaatcattGCACAGAAATCATGGTGCAAATGCATGCATTGTTAATATTGGTTTTTTAATTTACCACGAATCTATGCTTGAAAGGAGTGGTTACAAAGAAATAAAATCCACATGCGACAACCCTAGAATATTTCCCAAGAACAGAGTGGAATGATCCCAATTCTGAAAGGCCAAAATATCTCCTTTTCATTCAtttctttatgtttttttcCATCATTAATTGATAACCATTAGTTAGAAAGTGAAGTTAATCCATTTGTACTGCAGGTAATAGGCAAGGTCACCACTCCAAAGATAAGTCTTAGAAAATTTGTTAATCATTCCAcatgaaatatttgttttttatgaaGTTTCTTTCAAGACGGTCAAATCTTTAATAACTATcctataaaatatatcaaatttatatttgggataatttttttttcatttacacaataataataataataatattcctATCTAGGCTTGAGAGTAATATCTGTAAAAGAATGTCCACCCACTATAAAAAATGTCGATTTGCAACAAGTGCCCAACAACCTTCTTTGCATTAAAACCTGACTTTTAACAATTTTCCTAGCATTAGTTCATAACTTCGCAACTAAATTTTTTAAGAACCCCTAAACATTGCAAATATTCAATTGCAAATTTGTATTTGTGTTTACAATAATTGTTTCAACATCATTTTCACAAAATTCGAATGTAAtgtagaaaatttattttttttaaaattgtaaataacaatggttaatatatatatatattttgcaatatatgttatatttataaatctgttattttataatacatattCTAATATGATGAAtgtattaaataacaaaaatatattcaacataaacTGCAATAACTTATAGaattataaactttaatatCTTTCATATATTCAATATAACGAATATATAAAAACGAAACAATAAACTTTacatctttttataaaaaatatattcaacatGTAATATCTATATTATCTATATGAAATGTATATACAACAAAAATTGTAATACCTACACTATATATATGAAACgtatattcaacaaaaactgcattaacttataaaattacgTAATACAATACTCTTTgcaataacttattaaatttcgAAATGCAAAACTCTtcgcaatatatatatatatatatatatatttataatttacataATCAATTACAAATACGTTTGCAATTCGATTTGCATTATTTAGTTTggaattctatttataatactcaaattaaattttcgTATATTATAGCATTATCATTTACATTATATACTTTTCATCTCTATTTTTACTTTATCTCTCTTGAGTTTTAACACTTGATATTGTTCGGATGGTCGAAGCTACATTGAATCCTTCAGATTGACCGACCGATAAAACTACTTAATGCTGACTCCTTCTCTATTATTCAAATCTTGTAGGTCTacttttatttctcaatttaaTAACAATCTCATCTAATATCAAAAGTTTAAGATGAAGTTTAACAATagttttcaattaatatataaaaattgaaggaGCATCATCTTCTCAAACATATCAACACTAATGTCCTCTAATGGTAGCGGCTAAATCCTTACAGCGAATCACTTCAGATTATCAATACATTTGATACACCTTTTAAATCTatacaaaacaaagaaaaaaaatgatttatataaaaatccaCACAAAAGCAGCTAAATCCTTACAATGAATCATTTCAGATTATCAATACATTCGACACACCTTTCAAATATACATAAAACGAACGAAAAAACAAAGAatctatatagaaataatagatCTACCAAATAAAAGTAACCTTTCTGATTGGTCGGCGCCGGAAGACATTGAAGCGGCAGAATCGGTGGATGAATATTTCTGTTAGGTCGAAAGAGGATGTCAGAAATAAGGGATAAACGACGAGGTGCGAGAACGAACGAATCGAACGaagaatgaatcgaaaatgATTTCGGAcgaagaatgaataaaaaatgatttttagtgAGTCTGTGGATTTGAGCTATCACTCTTTTTGTGAACAGGGGAGAAAGAAAGAAACGGGAAGAGATAACCGGgtttaggagagagaaaaaagtaACGGAAGAATAAagacataatttaattaaaattgacaCGTAACCATGCCATGTCATTCTCTACGTTTTTTCCGCCCAAATTTACCGCTCTGTATCATTtctcatttaaataataaccaaaccaaatattaattatatgatcaattcttagtaaattaataaaattcattacaatttgtaaaatatatttgcaaataaaattgatcaaatattaatgtaaaaaatatgaaaaacatgctAAATTTTACACAATGACATTTCCAAATAGCTCCAAATTATGTTTCACTCCATCCATTGATATGTACTTTTTTTCACTCCATCTTCATTTCTGTAAACCTGTATACATTCAACAAAATGAGTAATAAGATTTactatttagtttatatattgaaCAATGTACAATTCTAATTTTCTTATAACTTTGGCAGGCCAAGACTATCCTACCCATCATGGTGCATTCTCCAATAGCATTTGACAACATTATACAACTCATATATTAGACGTAAAACTAAATCACTTAAAAAACATACTAAATAAATTGCATAAAATACCAACCTATTAATTAAACAACATTAAGTATGAAACTAAATCACTTGACAACATTAAAGAGCTCATATATTGGacataaaacatatttttgacaaatcaacatgttgaaaatattaaggattaaacatgatcttactaaataactatattatttttatcagctacctattaattattcaaactaATAATTCAACATACATAAATCTTTAtgattataactaatattaatagtattttatGTTAATATCATAACCTTACATTTGAATATGAATTACATTTGAATATGAAACATATTAACCAAATTAATTGAACCACTAACCTTTTTCATAAGTCGTCTGGAGTTATAAAGTTTGGGTTCATTCGTTGCCCTGAGTTGTTCCATAATGCTAGGATActgtcaaaattttcatttaaagacTGTACTTGGGTTTGAAGAATAACTTTGTCCTGGACTAGTTCAACTTGATTGAACTCTAGAACTTTAATTCTCTCTCGTTGTTCTATGCACTCTACCTTACATttatcaacttcttctttttgaAATGCATTTTCTTTCTCCTTCTCAGAATTTAGCATTTGCAAAGCACTTACAGTTTCCTTAAGGGTATTTAACTCCAAATATAGTTGTGTGTTAGATTGTCCATTTTTAATACCTATTTTCGGTCCATGTAGCCTATTTCAAACACATTCATGTTCTTGGAATTCTCTACTACATCCATCCACAACACCATTTCAAATTTCTATTCATTGATATCCAAAGAATTCTAAGTTTGATGTATTTGAGTAAAAGCAAGGTTGCAGTAATCGGTAATCGGACATTAATTGACACATACAGACtaataattaattggattaatcgTGATTAATCGAAATTAATCGAATTAATCGTTTTTAGCCTAAACacattatttttgaagaataatACTAAATTCCAttcataaaaagttaaaaacacaCTCAAATTCATATAGAGTCGCATTGGATACTAAAATTATCGTCCAAAAgtatataaagttataaattaaagtcTAAAAGTCTAAAACACATCCACAaacacatcaatcttcatccCATCTATActcatcatcattattttcatcatTGTCTTCTTGTTCCAATACAAAATCTTCTTCTTCGCAAGGTTCTCTCAATTGGAAATCATCATCAACTGCATATCTTGCGCTCATTCTAAGTTGAAGTATTTCATCTACAAGTGACCAATTTTGGGCAAAGTTTGCACTGAAGTCTATTATTGTctttaagatttataatatttccGTAGTTTCAACCAACATCGTCAGAATCACGTTTAAAAGGATTAGAACCACTCACACTTGAGTTGGAAGCCACTGATGATGCTTCGACACCACTTTGAGTAATTTCATCAAACACTTTGAGTGCACAATGAGTACAAAAGCAACACCTGTAGGTTTCCACTTCACCGTAAATAACTACGTACCTTTTAATGAAAAACCTTTCATGTGAAAACTTAAGCATTAGAGTAAAACAATAGCTTCTTTAGCTTTtgcatcattttttaaataaagacaTAATGAGATACAACTTAAAAATATGGAAATTCATTAAGTTCTTTTGTAATGTATATCCACTCTAATGAGATACAACTTACAAATCTAAGTAAATATTTACTAGTGAGAACACAATTTAGaatggaagatcaacaatggcgaCGCCTGTTTCAGGCTCCCTAGACGAGATGATCTGCGACTTGAGTAAGAGAGAGAGGGTAATAAGAACAGAAGTGAGAAAATGAAATTGggagaaaattatttatattctttaaaatataatttttacatgttaataaaaaattagaccGAGTTTGACCCGAGTTAACCGGGTTTGGCCCAGGTTGACCGTTGACCAGACCCAGTTGACCGTTGACCGATGAGCAAAAAAATGAGACTTTTTTTTTTCGATTTCCGATTAATCGCGGATTAATCCCGTTTTTTGAAATCTTGAGTAAAAGTATTATGcataacaaaaaatattgttagtcgtgtataaaaaataaatctcaaccttttaatgaacataaaacattaatattatcgCAACTTATTATTACGACCCATTTAAGGGGATGTTgaggctcattaaagtcttggcctCATAGTGTGCTAATCTTCCTAGCCCCAAGGGGAGGCTGAATCGCCTAAGTACGCCCAACCCAAGGATTATTCTAGTTGAATGAATGCCCTATATTAACATACCCaaaggtattacattgtaattaTCAAGTATTCAAACAAGAATACAATTCTTATTCCCAatctccttctctctctaagtgTTCCTCTTGCATTGTCTAAAAGGCTTACTAGCTAGAATTTGAGTTGATATAGCTTAGTTCCACACGGGTCGAGTTTCAGCCCTGACAAGTGGTAATAAAGCCAAGTTTGTGCTTCCACATTCAAGATATAAAAGATGGATTCAAGTGCTACTGTCATTAAAGTTCTGACTGGCCAACATAAGTACAAGAGATCCAAGAGGGATAAGTCCGTCGAGAGAGGTGCTGTCATGGTAGTGCGGGTGACCCGACTTGAAGAAGGCATGATCGAGCACCAAGAAGCTCTCAAAGCATTTAGCACACTGACCGATAGAGTGGCGGTGTTGGATGAGGCATGtgaaaagttggagaatgaGGTCATGGGATCATTAACAATTCGAATTGTAGCATTCGTGACGAAGTGCTGGGACGATTCTAGGGGAGGTTAATGATATCCGATAGGAAGTACTTGAGACAATCCGAGGAGAAGCCCATGCGATGATCGACGCTCTCTAAAGGGAAATGATGGGTAGGCTCGATGCGATGGAAGGTCAGATTGGTTGGAATGGAGGGGAAATTCGAGGTGTGGCAccttatcaaatggatgttcaTAAGCCAACTTCGTTCAAAGTTTCAAGGAGTTTAAGGGAAATTgaggacttcctttggaacTTGGAACAATATTTTCAGGCATCAAACATACTTAATGATCACACTAAGTTACAGACGATCCCTTTCTTCCTAATAGAGATGGAACTATTGTGGTGAAGAAGGCGTGAAGAAGACATTAACGATGTACGTTGAGGATAGAAATATGGGAagacttcaagaccgagttcaagcgccaaTTTATCCCAGAGAACGCTAATTTTGAGGCACAAAAGCAACTACGTCAACTTGCGCACAACATGACCATAaaggagtatgtgaaggagttcCAAGAATTGATGCTCAAGTTACCTAGTCCAACGGAATAGGAGGCTCTGTTCGCGCTTGTCAATGGCCTAAAAAATTGGGAAAATTAGAGCTGCAAAGAGCGAAGGTGCAAAACGTCTCCGAGGAAATTACGGTTGCGGAGAGGCTGATCGAGCTCAAGGTATCCGTGAACAGGCCGAAGTTTATCAGAGATGATGAGGAGAAAGGTGGAGAAGACCGCCCACATGTTaaggagaaaggtgggggagactGCCCACCCAAGAAGTGACATCCACACAACAACTTAGGGAGGCAAACCGACGAATTGGGTAAGACAAGAGTTTTTCATATTTGTTGTTCTCATAATCACATAATGTTTATGTGCCCGTTTAAGGGGGGAAAATGTTGCAGTAGTTAAAGGAATATATCCCTTAGAGGAAGAGTAAGGGACTTGAGTGGGATCCTTAAGAATACTTAATGATGTGAATGATGGTGTTGCAGAATCGATCAAGGGAACAAAGAGGGGCTTGATATTCGTGGATTCCTTGATCGGGGGAAGGTATATTAAAGAACTAGTGTATATTAGAGCTACTCACAACTCCATGCGTGAAGGAGTGGCTAAGGTGTTGGGTCTTCGCATCCACCCAACGAGAGGGACAATAAAGTCCGTGAATACAACAGTCAAGCCGGTGACTAGTGAGGCTAAGAAAGTGCACACCAAGATCAAAGATAGGAAGGGAATAATCTCATTTACATTAGTCCTTATAGATGAATACGATGTAGTGTTGGGACTATATTGGTTCGATCATAAAAATACATGTATAATGACTTATTTTTATTCcttaatcattttggatcacATGAAGACTAGTGTGATACCAACAAGAAGAGAATTAGAGGAAATGAGCATGTTCTCGACAATGCGGTTCAACCGAGGTCACAAACATGGGAAATAGACATTTGTCACTTTTACTAAGATGGATAATGGGGACGAGTCTAAGGGAAAAAGGGAAGTATCCGAGAAAGTCCATATAGCGTGTGTGGAGGCCTTCGAAGAGCTCAAGGACAAAGATACCACACAACCATCAACTCCACAATGTTTGGCCATAGGTTATGTTGGTCGAAGTTAGTCCACCTTTAATCTCGCAAAATCCTTAGGAGAGGAAGCAAATCTTGCTCGAACATCTTTGGACGAAGACAccaaaaagatgaagaaatgggcAGATCTGAAGAGGCGTGCAATCGGGTTCAAGGAGGGGGACCAATGAATGGGGAAATTATTCCTGCAACAATGTAAGTCTCTACAATTTATGCTCAAGGGGATTGTGCATAGATAAGAGGGACCATTTAAAATCGAGCGACATGGGGGAATGTCTCATATCGGTTGGAGTTACCACTTAGACTAAAGATCCATCCAATATTCCACGTAAACAAACTTAAGCTATTTCACGAAGATGTAGAGGATTCTAAAAGGGGACAATCCAGTTGGGCATAACTTCCGTCACGACCTCCTTTGACAAAGACCTAATAAAAATCATGTCTCATAGGGAAATTAGAAGAAGGAGCACCCCCTTATACTGAATACTCTTTACGATGGGAAGGTTTTCCCGATGCCAAGAATATATGGGAAAGAGAGGATCACATGTTGCAATTCAGGAAGAAGATTGAAGAGTACCAGTCCAAAGTCGAGCCAAGGACGACCACaacttaggtgggggagaatgtTACGTCCCATTAGTGTCATGTCCCATTCAAGGAgatgtcgaggctcattaaaTTCTTGGCCACATAGTGCTCTAATCTTCCTAGCCCCAAGGGGAAGCCCAATTGCCTGGTAGGCTCAACTCAAGGAATATTCAAGTTGAAGAAATACCCTAGATTAATGCATCATTAATTGACAACTAAAAGGCatgccctaaattagtgcatcatTAATTTGTAGTTCAAAGGCATGCCCTAGATTAATGTCATTAATTTTTAATCGGAAGACATTCTCTAAATTAGTGCATcataagtcctataaatacctcaaaggtattacattgtaattaTCAACTATTCACACAAGAATACAATTCTTATTCTCAAGCTCTTCCTCTCTCTAAGTGTTCTTCTTGaattgtgttgggtcaaattattttaattaaaataattaagagaataagtttATTCTATACCAaccttattttgatgatatgtgattaaaacttaattgtgACTAAAGTTCAAATATGAATGAAGCTAAGCTATCTAATTGTTTCTATTCAGGTGCATCATTCTTAGCTAACTTAGACGGGGTCTAAGcaggataattagacgtgttacgtagttagacattggcgtctaactccttcagataagtctaaagagatacgtagttagatgttgcagtctaaaagatacgtagttagacgttgaggtctaactccattagacgtggtagtctaattggtaacgtagttagacgttgcagtctaacagatacataattagatgttgaagtctaacagatacgtagttagacgttaaagtctaacagacacgtagttacaCGTTgcggtctaacagatacgtagttagacgttgaagtctaacagatacgtagtgaGATGTTGAGGTTTAACAgttacatagttagacgttggcgtctaactctttcaaacaagtctgaaatgatatgtagttagacgttgcagtctaacatatacatagttagacgttgaggtctaactccattagacgtggtagtctaatgggtaacatAGTTAGATATTTGCgactaactccttcagacaagtctaaagtgaTGCGTATTTAGACGTCGcggtctaattccattagacgtggtagtctaatgggtaacatagttagacgttgtagtgtaacaaatacgtagttagatgttgaagtctaatagatacatagttagacgttaaattctaacagatatgtagttacaCGTTgcggtctaacagatacgtagttagacgttgaagtctaacagatatgtagtgaAATATTGAGGTTTAACAGttatgtagttagacattggcgtctaactcctttagacaattCTGAaatgatacgtagttagatgttacagtctaacatatacatagttagaaattgaggtctaactccattacaCGTGGTAGTCTattgggtaacgtagttagacgttgacgtctaactccttcagacaagtatgAAGTGATGCGTATTTAGACGTCgcagtctaattctattagacttgttggtctaatggaacacgctattagacgttgacgtctaactctcttagactaggcagtctaatggagcatgtctaatgcctcgcttcagcaacTGTTTTAAGTTAGCATacatctacccacgatcaactagttgtctgctactctACTCCACTCAATACTGTGTAATATGACAAGCCATCTAATTACATCCAATGAACGAACACCACGTACGCAAATTtccttccaacggtttgtccagtacaagataatatcagagaggatattaggtgcactaccagttcggtacgtcCATAATCTATTTGCTCAGAGTCTACTATACTCTTGTCATttgggcggccttccaatggacgcttgccacgtgtccatgaagaagattcgaccgttgatgtctttttactacaaatagatgctcaaggacaacgaacgaATAACTCAAACATCCAATGAACTTGCTCACTTGCTGATCAATTCACAAGATTACTCTTGCCTTactgatttctatcatcttcgaagttcaagagagaaagaatcaaaaaaTGTTTAGCTGAgagaatattgttcttaatattgtaagttgaacagaggttgttctgttcaaaagATTGTTAGGTAGTTtagtaaactatatttgattcaaagagtttagtgaaatcctcccggttgtggaagaaggggtgacgtaggagggtttgctccgaacatccataaacaactctctatgttctttactttctgtcattaaTCTTTGATTGGTTCAAAGCTTTAAAATCCGATGAACACTTTCTCCCTTGaaaccgtttcaagagttcgaaggatttgtgaagaatataaacagattttatcttctaacagagt
This is a stretch of genomic DNA from Impatiens glandulifera chromosome 4, dImpGla2.1, whole genome shotgun sequence. It encodes these proteins:
- the LOC124935112 gene encoding acyl-protein thioesterase 2-like, whose product is MSYSNSSTGSGSRVAKRTLEFGRTYVVKPKAKHQATIVWLHGIGDTGSSCSQMLETLPLPNIKWICPTAPTRPVAMFCGFPCNAWFDVSEFDDPDDLEGLDGSAAHIANLLSAEPADVKLGIGGFNMGAATALYSASCYSHGRFGNGSPYPINLKAIVGLSGWFPSSGILRNKIHASNEAARRAAALPILLCHGKCDDVVPSKYGNKSAQTLSQAGFPCVTLKIYDGLGHYIVPKEMEDVCNWLKAIMGF